Proteins from a genomic interval of Desulfofustis limnaeus:
- a CDS encoding cobyrinate a,c-diamide synthase, whose product MRTKGIVVAGLGGGSGKSVVSVGLTAAWAKAGRIVAPFKKGPDYIDTGWLHCAAGRACHNLDPYLVPRDLVLASFQQRCAAAELALVEGNRGLYDGVNADGGYSTAELALLLDMPVLLVVDCTKTTRTVAALVLGCKVFDQRLKIGGVVLNRVATERQRRLITEAVEGSTGVPVLGSVPRLDRDIFPMRHLGMVPYQEYDGTVQALDFLARTVGESVDLGRVEAAMEPVTSVAGGEQRDLLQVPSVRDVRIGVLQDAAFQFYYPENLQALQRCGAELVPINALTDACLPPLDGLYIGGGFPETSAAELAQNSRFRHSVRAAAKSGLPIYAECGGLIYLGRSIVLEGEEYPLVGLFPVRFGMSTKPQAHGYSIFRVEGENPVYPVGTEVRGHEFRYSTVLDWQGDPSSLVLRMERGTGFLGRRDGLVANNVLALYTHVHAEGTPQWAEGFVNRCRSRRYGADPAVPGKSGTGPSVGG is encoded by the coding sequence ATGAGGACGAAGGGAATCGTGGTGGCCGGTCTGGGCGGCGGATCCGGAAAGAGCGTCGTTTCGGTGGGCTTGACGGCTGCCTGGGCGAAGGCGGGACGGATCGTGGCGCCATTCAAGAAAGGGCCTGATTACATCGACACCGGCTGGCTGCACTGTGCGGCCGGCCGCGCCTGCCATAATCTCGATCCCTATCTGGTGCCCCGGGACCTGGTGCTGGCCTCTTTTCAACAACGCTGTGCGGCTGCCGAGCTGGCCTTGGTGGAGGGCAACCGGGGGCTGTATGACGGCGTGAACGCCGACGGCGGCTACTCGACAGCGGAGCTGGCACTCCTGCTCGACATGCCGGTGCTGCTGGTGGTTGACTGCACCAAGACGACCCGGACGGTTGCCGCGCTGGTGCTGGGCTGCAAGGTTTTCGATCAGCGGCTGAAGATCGGCGGCGTCGTCCTCAACCGGGTGGCGACCGAGCGGCAACGCCGACTGATAACCGAGGCGGTGGAGGGCTCGACCGGCGTACCGGTGCTGGGCAGCGTGCCCCGTCTGGACCGGGATATCTTTCCCATGCGGCACCTGGGCATGGTTCCCTACCAGGAGTATGACGGCACGGTGCAGGCCCTGGACTTTTTGGCTCGTACCGTGGGCGAGTCGGTGGATCTAGGCCGGGTCGAGGCGGCCATGGAGCCGGTGACGAGTGTTGCCGGCGGAGAGCAGCGAGACCTGCTGCAGGTACCTTCGGTGCGGGATGTGCGGATCGGGGTGTTGCAGGATGCCGCTTTCCAGTTCTACTATCCGGAGAACCTGCAGGCCTTGCAGCGCTGCGGGGCCGAATTGGTGCCGATCAACGCCCTGACCGATGCCTGTTTACCGCCGCTCGACGGGCTCTATATCGGCGGTGGTTTCCCTGAGACGAGTGCGGCGGAATTGGCCCAAAACAGTCGTTTCCGTCACTCGGTCCGAGCTGCAGCCAAATCCGGTCTGCCCATCTATGCCGAGTGCGGCGGCTTGATTTATCTCGGCCGCTCGATCGTCCTGGAAGGCGAGGAATATCCCCTGGTCGGCCTGTTTCCGGTCCGTTTCGGCATGTCCACAAAACCTCAGGCGCATGGTTATTCCATCTTCCGCGTGGAAGGGGAGAATCCTGTCTACCCGGTAGGAACTGAGGTTCGCGGTCACGAGTTCCGCTATTCGACGGTGCTCGATTGGCAGGGGGATCCGTCCAGCCTGGTGCTTCGTATGGAGCGCGGCACCGGATTCCTGGGAAGACGTGACGGCCTGGTTGCCAACAATGTGCTGGCGCTTTATACCCACGTCCATGCCGAAGGCACACCGCAATGGGCCGAGGGGTTCGTCAACCGCTGCCGCAGTCGAAGGTATGGCGCTGACCCCGCTGTGCCGGGGAAAAGCGGAACAGGCCCGAGCGTCGGCGGTTAA
- a CDS encoding lysophospholipid acyltransferase family protein: MKHPALHGLALRIVPFCAALLLRGWFATCRCHEHGQEHRRRALAEGKPVIAVFWHYSLAYLLYHMRDYRAAALVSASRDGDYLAALAGRFKFATVRGSRNRRGLRALMELLDHLRAGEHLAIVADGSQGPPLQAQGGPVMLGSKSGSLILPIAWSASAYFTFRSWDRTALPRPFSRIDLFYGEPLRVPDGLDADGIETHRQELERSLLALYGQAWSRYDKEGH; encoded by the coding sequence ATGAAACATCCTGCGTTGCATGGGCTGGCGCTGCGCATCGTGCCGTTCTGCGCGGCGTTGCTGTTGCGCGGCTGGTTTGCCACCTGTCGGTGCCATGAACACGGGCAAGAGCACCGGCGCCGGGCGCTGGCCGAGGGCAAACCGGTGATCGCCGTTTTCTGGCATTATTCACTCGCCTATCTCCTGTATCATATGCGTGATTACCGGGCGGCGGCACTGGTCAGCGCCAGCCGCGACGGCGACTACCTGGCCGCTCTGGCCGGTCGCTTCAAGTTTGCCACGGTACGCGGCTCAAGAAATCGCCGTGGACTGCGGGCCTTGATGGAGCTGCTCGACCACCTTCGGGCCGGCGAGCATCTGGCCATCGTCGCCGACGGATCCCAGGGGCCGCCGCTGCAGGCGCAGGGCGGGCCGGTCATGCTCGGTTCCAAGAGCGGCTCGCTGATTCTGCCGATTGCCTGGTCGGCATCGGCTTATTTCACCTTTCGTTCCTGGGATCGAACGGCGCTTCCACGGCCGTTTTCCCGTATCGATCTCTTCTATGGCGAACCGCTGCGGGTGCCCGATGGCCTCGACGCGGACGGGATCGAAACCCATCGCCAGGAACTGGAACGGTCGCTGTTGGCCCTCTACGGGCAGGCGTGGTCCCGATACGACAAGGAAGGACATTGA
- the uvrB gene encoding excinuclease ABC subunit UvrB codes for MESPFQLVSPFSPAGDQPQAIDRLAAGLQRGERDQVLLGVTGSGKTFTMAGIVERVQRPTLVIAPNKILAAQLFSEFKELFPNNAVEYFVSYYDYYQPEAYIPQTDTYIEKDSSINDAIDKMRHSATRSLLTRRDVLIVASVSCIYGLGSPDEYRNMHLQLRCGAEQPPETVQRRLVFMQYERNDLSFHRSTFRVRGDVIDIFPAHEEERAVRVEYFGDTVESITVIDPLRGVVLERLDEYTVFPGSHFVTSRERLQIALRTIKEELRGRLEQLHGENRLVEEQRLEQRTLFDLEMLQEMGYCNGIENYSRHLTGKPAGMPPPNLLDYFPEDYLIFIDESHIGIPQLNGMYNGDRSRKQTLVNYGFRLPSALDNRPLRFEEFEKRVNQIIYVSATPGPYELERAQGRVVEQVIRPTGLLDPVIEVRPASSQVDDLLHEIRLRSERGEAVLVTTLTKRMAEELTDYYEKLGVRVRYLHSDIKTLERVELVRDLRNHEFDVLIGINLLREGLDIPEVSLVAVLDADKEGFLRSDRSLIQTCGRAARNVNGMVIMYADDITGSMQRTIDETGRRRALQESFNREHEIVPQTVVSSVKDTIHQYLREAGYQFADEGGGKQTAVAEEAFAYRSVAELEREIGRLEKQMQAAARELAFEEAARLRDRIKALRTLEIELG; via the coding sequence ATGGAGTCGCCCTTTCAATTGGTCAGCCCCTTTTCCCCGGCGGGCGACCAACCGCAGGCCATCGACCGGTTGGCGGCGGGCCTGCAGCGGGGAGAGCGGGACCAGGTGCTGCTCGGTGTCACCGGCAGCGGCAAGACCTTCACCATGGCCGGCATTGTCGAGCGGGTGCAACGGCCGACCTTGGTCATTGCCCCCAATAAGATCCTGGCAGCACAGTTGTTCAGTGAGTTCAAGGAGTTGTTTCCGAACAACGCGGTGGAATACTTCGTCTCCTACTACGATTATTATCAGCCCGAGGCGTATATCCCCCAGACCGACACCTATATAGAAAAGGATTCGTCGATCAACGACGCCATCGATAAGATGCGCCACTCCGCCACTCGCTCGCTGCTGACCCGGCGCGATGTGCTGATCGTGGCCTCGGTTTCCTGTATCTACGGTCTTGGTTCGCCCGATGAGTATCGCAACATGCATCTGCAGCTGCGTTGCGGTGCCGAACAACCGCCGGAGACGGTGCAGCGGCGGCTGGTTTTCATGCAGTATGAGCGTAACGACCTGTCTTTTCACCGGTCGACGTTTCGCGTGCGAGGCGATGTGATCGACATCTTCCCGGCCCACGAGGAGGAGCGGGCGGTGCGGGTGGAATACTTCGGCGACACGGTCGAGTCGATTACCGTCATCGATCCGCTGCGCGGCGTGGTGTTGGAGCGGCTCGACGAGTACACCGTCTTCCCCGGTTCCCACTTCGTCACGTCCCGGGAGCGGTTGCAGATCGCCTTGCGCACCATCAAGGAGGAACTGCGGGGGCGGCTCGAGCAGTTGCACGGTGAAAACCGGCTGGTGGAGGAGCAGCGGCTCGAACAACGGACGCTGTTTGATCTGGAGATGCTGCAGGAGATGGGCTATTGCAACGGCATCGAGAACTATAGCCGGCATCTGACCGGTAAGCCGGCAGGAATGCCGCCCCCCAACCTGCTCGATTATTTTCCCGAGGACTACCTGATCTTCATCGACGAGAGCCATATCGGCATCCCGCAGCTCAACGGCATGTACAACGGCGACCGGTCGCGCAAGCAGACGCTGGTGAACTACGGGTTCCGTCTGCCTTCGGCGCTGGACAACCGACCCCTGCGTTTCGAGGAGTTTGAAAAACGGGTCAACCAGATCATCTATGTGTCGGCAACCCCCGGCCCCTATGAGTTGGAGCGCGCCCAGGGGCGAGTGGTGGAACAGGTGATCCGGCCCACCGGGCTGCTCGATCCGGTCATCGAGGTGCGGCCGGCCTCCAGTCAGGTGGACGATTTGCTGCACGAGATCCGCTTGCGCAGCGAGCGCGGCGAAGCGGTGCTGGTGACGACGCTGACCAAGCGGATGGCCGAGGAACTGACCGATTATTATGAGAAACTCGGGGTGCGGGTCCGCTACCTGCATTCCGACATCAAGACGCTGGAGCGGGTGGAACTGGTGCGTGATCTGCGCAACCACGAGTTTGACGTGCTGATCGGCATCAACCTGCTCCGTGAAGGGCTCGACATCCCCGAGGTATCGCTGGTGGCGGTGCTCGATGCCGACAAAGAAGGGTTCCTCCGTTCCGATCGCTCCCTGATCCAGACCTGCGGCAGGGCGGCCCGCAACGTCAACGGCATGGTGATCATGTATGCCGATGACATCACTGGATCGATGCAGCGGACCATCGACGAGACCGGGCGGCGTCGGGCCTTGCAGGAGAGTTTTAACCGAGAGCACGAGATCGTGCCGCAGACCGTTGTCTCTTCGGTCAAGGACACCATCCATCAATACCTGCGCGAGGCCGGCTACCAGTTTGCCGACGAGGGCGGCGGCAAGCAGACGGCGGTGGCGGAAGAGGCGTTTGCCTACCGGTCGGTGGCGGAGCTGGAACGGGAGATCGGCCGGCTGGAGAAACAGATGCAGGCAGCTGCCCGGGAACTGGCCTTCGAGGAGGCGGCCCGGCTGCGGGATCGGATCAAGGCGCTGCGCACATTGGAGATCGAACTCGGATGA
- the rnhA gene encoding ribonuclease HI, with translation MAEDKKLPHSPEVVIYTDGACSPNPGPGGWGAVLLAGGKVVKELSGFGGQSTNNRMELTAAVAALQSLDSPQRLTVYTDSTYLRHGMSDWINGWQRNGWLTADRKPVKNADLWQELLVLIKRHQVTWKWVRGHGSDRWNLRADELAVLARKSGEERRHDSPAPDHGPAADDVCLSLGVTCRQAVGVGGWAVILRWRDRVRVLGGRVEGMTANQLYIHAAIEGLRVLKKDVPVHIYTYSGYLRDGAGNWLEGWRQRQWLTREGEPVSNRELWQRLAALLDRQRVCVHLADRDRELCTMQEAKELAREFERGLES, from the coding sequence ATGGCTGAAGACAAAAAGCTCCCTCATTCCCCCGAAGTGGTGATCTATACCGACGGCGCCTGCAGTCCCAACCCTGGCCCGGGTGGATGGGGGGCGGTATTGCTCGCCGGCGGCAAGGTGGTCAAAGAGCTTTCCGGATTCGGCGGTCAGTCGACCAACAACCGGATGGAATTGACGGCCGCTGTTGCCGCTCTGCAGTCGCTGGACAGCCCGCAGCGGCTGACGGTGTATACCGATTCGACCTATCTGCGTCACGGCATGAGTGACTGGATCAACGGCTGGCAGCGCAACGGCTGGTTGACCGCGGACCGCAAACCGGTGAAGAATGCCGATCTCTGGCAGGAATTGCTGGTCCTCATCAAACGCCATCAGGTCACCTGGAAATGGGTGCGCGGTCATGGCTCCGACCGTTGGAACCTGCGGGCCGATGAGTTGGCCGTACTGGCCCGCAAGAGTGGAGAAGAACGGCGCCATGATTCACCAGCGCCGGACCACGGACCGGCAGCGGACGATGTCTGTCTGTCGCTTGGAGTCACCTGTCGACAGGCAGTTGGTGTCGGGGGGTGGGCGGTGATCCTGCGTTGGCGCGACCGGGTTCGGGTGCTGGGAGGCAGGGTGGAAGGGATGACTGCCAATCAGCTCTACATCCATGCCGCCATCGAAGGGTTGCGCGTCCTGAAAAAGGATGTGCCGGTGCATATCTACACCTATTCCGGCTACCTGCGGGATGGCGCCGGCAACTGGCTGGAGGGCTGGCGCCAGCGCCAATGGCTGACCCGGGAAGGGGAGCCGGTGAGTAACCGGGAGCTCTGGCAGCGTTTGGCGGCACTGCTCGATCGTCAGCGAGTCTGCGTCCATCTTGCCGATCGCGACCGGGAATTGTGCACCATGCAGGAAGCCAAAGAACTGGCCAGGGAATTTGAGCGGGGGCTGGAGTCATGA
- a CDS encoding ferredoxin, translating into MKQRGKGSWHDLEKSEVERPQGAGTRRLRRLVVDVGACSRCCGCVELAPQLFRLRPDTDLIEVVDTTTIDEELVAEVMKFCPEDCIHWEED; encoded by the coding sequence ATGAAACAAAGAGGCAAAGGCAGCTGGCATGACCTTGAAAAAAGTGAGGTTGAGAGACCGCAGGGGGCGGGCACGCGGCGGTTGCGTCGACTCGTGGTCGATGTGGGCGCCTGCTCCCGCTGTTGCGGTTGTGTCGAGCTGGCCCCGCAGTTGTTCCGGTTGCGGCCCGACACCGACCTGATCGAGGTGGTCGATACCACCACCATCGATGAGGAACTGGTGGCCGAAGTGATGAAGTTCTGCCCTGAAGATTGCATCCACTGGGAGGAAGATTGA
- a CDS encoding FprA family A-type flavoprotein gives MSHKELAPGIHWVGAVDWDVRDFHGYSTLQGTTYNAFLIVDEKVTLIDTVKRSHHSDMVHQLRRIIDPARIDYLIVNHVEPDHSGSLIEIIDLIRPEKLICSPLGKAALLAHFHREDWPYEVVKTGDELSIGARTLQFIETRMLHWPDSMFTYAKEDGVLFSSDAFGQHLATSERFDDEVPLPTIMEQAAKYYANILYLYSPLIQKLLASVAEMKLDIKMIAPDHGVIWRTNINEIIAAYDRWSTGAAGKKALVIFDTMWHSTEKMAKAVAAGIEAEGVPADLLNLKVQHRSDVMTRVLTAGAIVLGSPTLNNGVLPRMAGFLSYLRGLKPTNKVAAAVASYGWSGESLKVLNEALTDMKLDVVDEGIRCKYVPTHDDLAACVQLGRRVGQALQHKLAKQNG, from the coding sequence ATGAGCCACAAAGAACTCGCCCCGGGAATCCATTGGGTCGGTGCGGTCGATTGGGATGTGAGAGATTTTCACGGTTACTCCACCCTGCAGGGTACCACCTACAATGCCTTCTTAATCGTCGACGAGAAGGTGACACTGATCGATACCGTCAAACGCAGCCATCACTCCGACATGGTGCATCAGTTGCGGCGAATCATCGACCCGGCCCGCATCGATTATCTCATAGTCAACCACGTGGAACCGGATCACTCCGGCTCGCTGATCGAGATCATCGACTTGATCCGGCCGGAGAAGCTGATCTGCTCACCCCTGGGCAAGGCCGCTCTGCTCGCCCATTTTCACCGCGAAGACTGGCCTTACGAAGTGGTCAAAACCGGAGACGAATTGAGCATCGGCGCTCGCACCCTGCAATTCATCGAGACCAGGATGCTGCACTGGCCGGATTCCATGTTCACCTATGCCAAAGAAGATGGGGTTCTCTTTTCCAGCGACGCCTTCGGCCAACACCTGGCCACCAGTGAGCGATTCGACGACGAGGTGCCGCTGCCCACCATCATGGAGCAAGCCGCCAAGTACTACGCCAACATCCTTTATCTCTACAGCCCGCTCATCCAAAAATTGCTGGCGTCGGTTGCCGAGATGAAACTCGACATCAAGATGATCGCCCCCGATCACGGCGTTATCTGGCGAACCAACATCAACGAGATCATCGCCGCTTACGACCGCTGGTCCACAGGTGCTGCCGGCAAAAAGGCCCTGGTCATTTTTGATACCATGTGGCACTCCACCGAAAAAATGGCCAAGGCCGTCGCCGCCGGTATCGAGGCCGAAGGGGTGCCGGCCGACCTGTTGAACCTCAAGGTGCAACACCGCAGCGACGTGATGACCAGGGTGCTTACTGCCGGCGCCATCGTGCTTGGCAGCCCTACCCTGAACAACGGAGTGCTGCCGCGTATGGCCGGGTTTCTCTCGTACCTGCGCGGCCTCAAACCGACCAACAAGGTGGCCGCCGCCGTTGCCTCCTACGGCTGGAGCGGGGAATCGCTGAAGGTGCTCAACGAGGCCTTGACCGACATGAAGCTGGATGTCGTCGATGAGGGAATCCGCTGCAAGTATGTGCCCACGCACGACGATCTGGCCGCCTGCGTCCAGCTCGGTCGACGCGTCGGCCAGGCTCTACAGCACAAGCTGGCGAAACAGAACGGCTAA
- a CDS encoding rhodanese-like domain-containing protein, which yields MNWETFFEDSENVTAEETRQFIESGEPDRYQLVDVRQPKEYEQFHLPGAILLPLAELSSRTGELNRDKPTIVYCRSGVRSRAGCQILAQAGIKYVFNMTGGILGWQGVHAEGDAEAGLEFFANGNFPTTFELAYQMEDGLRRFYRALAEQASLATERDMLLQLAGFEDGHMARLQEKYLQSGGITPLNTMEGGFNIAEMIDIFGGQLSSVEDVLQLGMKMEAQAFDLYQRLARKYHNDVAGAFYRDMAKDEHNHLLQLSRELDRILSEAQNG from the coding sequence ATGAATTGGGAAACGTTCTTTGAAGACTCGGAAAACGTCACCGCCGAGGAGACCCGGCAGTTCATCGAATCCGGAGAGCCGGACCGCTACCAGTTGGTCGACGTCCGTCAACCGAAGGAGTACGAACAATTCCATCTGCCGGGAGCCATTTTGTTGCCTCTGGCTGAACTGTCATCCCGGACCGGCGAGCTGAATCGTGACAAACCGACCATCGTCTACTGCCGCAGCGGTGTGCGCAGCAGAGCCGGTTGCCAGATCCTCGCCCAGGCAGGAATCAAATATGTCTTCAACATGACCGGCGGCATTCTCGGCTGGCAAGGGGTCCATGCCGAAGGTGACGCCGAGGCCGGGCTCGAATTTTTCGCCAACGGCAATTTTCCGACAACCTTCGAACTGGCCTACCAGATGGAAGACGGGCTACGCCGGTTTTACCGGGCCCTGGCCGAACAGGCCTCCCTGGCCACGGAACGGGACATGCTGCTGCAGTTAGCCGGGTTCGAGGATGGGCATATGGCGCGGCTCCAGGAAAAATACCTGCAGAGTGGCGGCATCACGCCGCTGAACACCATGGAGGGCGGTTTCAACATCGCAGAAATGATCGACATCTTCGGCGGCCAGCTGAGCTCGGTCGAGGATGTTCTGCAATTGGGCATGAAGATGGAAGCCCAAGCCTTCGACCTCTACCAACGGCTGGCGCGCAAATATCACAACGATGTTGCCGGCGCTTTCTACCGTGACATGGCCAAGGACGAACACAATCACCTGCTGCAGCTCTCCCGAGAGCTTGACCGTATCCTCAGCGAAGCCCAGAACGGCTGA
- a CDS encoding MBL fold metallo-hydrolase, with protein sequence MALFSYQASDLFQWIAGKSDFVLLDVRNKVDFERFKVEGPYPFTMMNISYFDFMEIEDECVGRLPAKNTPIRIVCAKEGSAQYVAEILEKHGFIDVGFLAGGIKSWGNLLVPKRLSLGPGYEFYQFIRPGKGSCSYGLVAGEQMMLIDPSRNIEFYRDFADDHNCRIVQTAETHLQADYIAGSRLLSEQTGARIFANENDFKEAKIPYIPLQNDADIGFGNGCPTITVRFAPGHTPGSTMFLIDSRYLIAGDTVFIKSIGRPDLGGKVDEWSDYLFDTIRKVAAMDGSTTILPAHFIDWSEANNKLTFAEPLDKVRSYNKDIYAIDNKDDFLAFIKANMREQPPEYATIRLVNANLKQVDDEEAEVLDLGKNECAASAYAAQQKA encoded by the coding sequence ATGGCACTTTTTTCCTACCAGGCAAGCGACCTGTTTCAATGGATCGCCGGCAAATCCGACTTCGTCCTGCTCGACGTCCGTAACAAGGTGGATTTTGAACGATTCAAGGTTGAAGGACCGTACCCGTTCACCATGATGAACATCTCCTATTTCGATTTCATGGAGATAGAGGATGAGTGCGTCGGCCGCCTCCCCGCCAAGAACACCCCCATCCGCATCGTCTGCGCCAAAGAGGGCTCGGCTCAGTACGTGGCCGAGATCCTGGAAAAACACGGTTTCATCGATGTGGGTTTTCTGGCCGGTGGCATCAAATCCTGGGGCAATCTGCTGGTCCCCAAACGGCTCTCTCTCGGTCCAGGCTACGAGTTCTACCAATTCATCCGCCCCGGCAAAGGTTCGTGCAGCTACGGCCTGGTGGCCGGTGAGCAGATGATGCTCATTGACCCGTCCCGCAACATCGAATTCTACCGGGACTTCGCCGATGACCACAACTGCCGTATTGTCCAAACCGCGGAGACTCACCTGCAGGCCGATTACATCGCCGGCAGCCGGTTACTCAGCGAACAGACCGGCGCCCGGATCTTTGCCAACGAAAACGACTTCAAGGAGGCCAAGATCCCCTATATCCCGCTGCAGAACGATGCCGACATCGGTTTCGGCAACGGATGCCCGACCATCACCGTGCGCTTCGCCCCCGGCCACACCCCGGGTTCCACCATGTTCCTCATCGACAGCAGGTATCTCATTGCCGGCGATACCGTCTTCATCAAGTCCATCGGCCGCCCCGACCTCGGCGGCAAGGTCGACGAGTGGTCCGACTATCTCTTCGACACTATCAGAAAAGTGGCGGCCATGGACGGTTCGACGACCATTCTACCGGCTCACTTCATCGACTGGAGCGAAGCGAACAACAAACTCACCTTCGCCGAACCGCTGGACAAGGTTCGCTCCTACAACAAAGACATTTACGCCATCGACAACAAGGACGATTTTCTCGCCTTCATCAAGGCCAATATGCGTGAGCAACCACCCGAATATGCGACCATTCGGCTGGTCAACGCCAACCTTAAACAGGTCGACGACGAAGAGGCGGAAGTCCTCGACTTGGGCAAAAACGAATGCGCCGCTTCCGCTTACGCGGCCCAGCAAAAAGCATAA
- a CDS encoding class I SAM-dependent methyltransferase, protein MQTDDATGNEREPVEHFEPLPAGLAATFYRLATPHQRDGLYYRRVLTEHRCHRVLELGCGTGRISDYLTRSGFAVVGIDISPAMLQDGRNQRLAPVAQMDMCRLGFHSRFDAAIIAWNTLNLLGRKAAIRSCLEEVRTVLAPGGLLLLHLFVPDQNLIDHPGQRFFQFSLFDLPAGGRLIKETLRSYDPSAHSLLLEERYKLRFLPNGRANENYRHDLHLAAFPADTWLSLLHTTGFTVHHRQASFEEQSTTHTQPSILLIIAQCAT, encoded by the coding sequence ATGCAGACAGACGACGCGACCGGCAACGAACGAGAACCCGTAGAACACTTTGAACCGCTGCCGGCCGGACTTGCCGCCACCTTTTACCGGCTGGCAACACCCCACCAGCGCGACGGCCTCTATTATCGGCGGGTCCTGACCGAACACCGCTGCCACCGGGTCCTGGAACTCGGCTGCGGCACCGGCCGCATCAGCGACTACCTGACCCGTTCCGGCTTTGCCGTGGTCGGTATCGACATCTCCCCGGCCATGCTCCAGGATGGCCGCAATCAGCGGCTCGCCCCGGTCGCCCAAATGGACATGTGCCGACTCGGCTTCCACAGCCGCTTCGATGCCGCGATCATCGCCTGGAACACCCTGAATCTGCTGGGCCGTAAGGCGGCAATTCGTTCCTGCCTGGAAGAGGTGCGTACGGTCCTGGCCCCCGGCGGTCTGCTGCTCCTGCACCTGTTCGTCCCGGATCAGAACCTCATCGATCACCCCGGACAGCGCTTCTTCCAATTTTCCCTGTTCGATCTGCCCGCCGGCGGCAGACTGATCAAGGAAACCCTGCGCAGCTACGATCCTTCCGCTCACTCCCTGCTACTCGAGGAACGCTACAAACTGCGCTTTCTCCCCAACGGCAGGGCCAACGAGAATTACCGCCACGACCTCCACCTGGCCGCCTTTCCGGCCGATACCTGGCTCTCCCTGCTACACACCACCGGGTTTACCGTCCACCATCGACAGGCATCATTCGAAGAACAATCCACCACCCATACCCAACCATCAATACTTCTCATCATCGCGCAATGCGCCACCTGA
- a CDS encoding BBE domain-containing protein, with protein sequence MGWKDVQRLLDEDYPDGKYYYWKSIYLERLDDECMSVLEEYTRNRPSAESSIDVWFLGGASARVAQDATAFYNRRHPFLVGIEANWSVQTDSEANIAWARNLHTALKPFSSGGNHLNFPGYVEDIDEMLRGAYGENLPRLQSVKAAYDPENLFPGLLNITPK encoded by the coding sequence ATGGGGTGGAAGGACGTTCAGCGATTGCTCGACGAGGACTATCCTGACGGAAAGTACTACTATTGGAAATCGATCTATCTCGAACGACTGGACGATGAATGCATGTCTGTTCTCGAAGAGTACACGCGCAACCGACCATCGGCCGAATCCTCAATCGATGTCTGGTTTCTCGGTGGAGCTTCCGCTCGCGTAGCACAGGATGCAACCGCGTTCTATAATCGGCGACATCCATTCCTGGTTGGCATCGAGGCGAATTGGAGTGTCCAGACTGATTCGGAAGCCAATATCGCCTGGGCCCGCAACCTGCATACGGCGCTTAAACCCTTCTCATCGGGAGGCAATCACCTGAACTTCCCTGGCTATGTCGAGGATATCGATGAAATGCTGCGTGGCGCCTATGGGGAAAACTTGCCGCGGTTACAATCTGTTAAGGCCGCATACGATCCAGAAAATCTTTTCCCCGGGCTATTGAACATAACCCCGAAATGA